One segment of Methylotenera versatilis 79 DNA contains the following:
- a CDS encoding prephenate dehydrogenase, whose protein sequence is MKKLVIFGVGLIGGSVALALKKARFTAHIVGVGRTKSSLNDALKLGVIDSAETDISKALNGADLILIAAPVAQTTSILQSIKPHLNSQTVITDAGSTKGDVLACAKAVLGKQFNQFVGGHPIAGAEKSGVEAAKVDLFINKNIVLTPNAETSNDAITSVTQLWQACGANVSQMSAENHDSIFAAVSHLPHLLAFALVDDIAARPNAAQLFSFAASGFRDFTRIAGSHPEMWRDISLANKTALLNELSAYQLELSQLKQLLENEDGAGLQALFERASVARNNWAKQNQ, encoded by the coding sequence GTGAAAAAACTCGTTATCTTTGGTGTGGGCTTGATTGGTGGCTCAGTTGCATTGGCTTTGAAAAAAGCACGATTTACTGCGCATATTGTTGGCGTTGGCCGTACAAAATCAAGCTTAAATGACGCCTTAAAACTAGGTGTGATTGATAGCGCAGAAACTGACATTTCCAAGGCTTTAAACGGTGCGGATCTCATATTAATCGCCGCGCCAGTCGCACAAACTACCAGCATTTTACAAAGCATTAAACCGCATTTAAATAGCCAAACCGTGATTACGGATGCTGGCAGTACCAAAGGTGATGTATTAGCCTGCGCAAAAGCCGTTTTAGGTAAGCAGTTCAATCAATTTGTTGGCGGCCATCCGATTGCGGGCGCAGAAAAATCAGGCGTTGAGGCGGCAAAAGTCGATCTATTTATTAACAAAAATATTGTGTTAACTCCCAATGCAGAAACCAGCAATGACGCCATTACGAGCGTGACACAGCTTTGGCAAGCATGTGGCGCAAACGTCAGCCAAATGTCTGCAGAAAATCATGATAGTATTTTTGCAGCAGTTAGCCATTTACCGCATTTGCTGGCATTTGCCTTGGTGGATGACATAGCAGCACGACCAAATGCTGCGCAATTATTCAGTTTTGCCGCCAGCGGTTTTAGAGATTTCACACGTATTGCCGGCAGCCATCCAGAAATGTGGCGCGATATTAGTTTAGCCAATAAAACGGCGCTATTAAATGAGTTAAGTGCTTATCAACTAGAATTAAGTCAATTAAAACAATTGCTTGAAAATGAAGATGGTGCGGGATTACAAGCTTTATTTGAACGTGCAAGTGTAGCGCGCAACAACTGGGCAAAACAGAATCAATAA
- the aroA gene encoding 3-phosphoshikimate 1-carboxyvinyltransferase — translation MEQLHLPAASHAQGSMTLPGSKSISNRTLLLAALADGVTEIHDLLDSDDTNRMLESLAKLGVNCENIAKNTWRVTGCGGNFPNKNASLFLGNAGTAFRPLTAALAISGGHYNLSGVARMHERPIGDLVDALRQAGANINYAGNAGFPPLNISPTTLDLKQAIQIRGDVSSQFLTALLMALPLSGQQTTIEVIGELISKPYIEITLNLMAKFGVIVEREGWQRFTVSANSSYKSISRYFVEGDASSASYFLAAGVIGGGPVSVIGISKDSIQGDVKFAYALDPDKTEPLYTTIPLSYMGGNISWFDNRMESSLAPDVKLQAINLDCNHIPDAAMTLAILALFADGTTTLRNIASWRVKETDRLTAMATELRKVGAIVEEGIDYLTITPPEKLTPNAVIDTYDDHRMAMCFSLVSLGGVPITINDPNCVAKTFPNYFEEFKKLVS, via the coding sequence ATGGAACAACTACACTTACCTGCCGCCAGCCACGCACAAGGCAGTATGACATTGCCCGGCTCAAAAAGTATTTCGAATCGCACCTTGTTGTTGGCCGCGTTAGCTGATGGCGTCACTGAGATTCATGATTTATTGGATTCTGATGATACCAATCGCATGCTGGAATCTTTAGCGAAATTAGGGGTTAATTGTGAGAATATCGCCAAAAATACTTGGCGTGTTACTGGCTGTGGCGGAAACTTCCCTAATAAAAATGCATCCTTATTTTTAGGCAACGCCGGTACCGCTTTTCGGCCGTTAACTGCTGCGCTGGCAATATCTGGCGGACATTACAATTTAAGTGGCGTAGCGCGCATGCATGAGCGACCAATCGGCGATTTAGTCGATGCGCTACGTCAAGCGGGCGCAAATATCAACTACGCTGGAAATGCAGGCTTTCCACCTTTGAATATTTCGCCAACCACATTAGACTTAAAGCAAGCAATTCAAATTCGTGGTGATGTATCAAGTCAGTTTTTGACTGCCTTATTGATGGCTTTACCATTAAGTGGTCAACAAACAACGATTGAGGTTATCGGCGAGCTGATTTCTAAACCTTATATTGAAATCACGCTTAACTTAATGGCAAAATTTGGTGTAATAGTTGAGCGCGAAGGTTGGCAACGTTTTACTGTATCAGCAAATAGTAGCTATAAAAGTATAAGTCGATATTTTGTTGAAGGCGATGCTTCATCAGCATCTTATTTTCTTGCTGCGGGAGTAATAGGCGGTGGCCCAGTAAGTGTTATTGGAATTAGTAAAGATAGTATTCAGGGCGATGTAAAATTTGCTTATGCTCTGGACCCAGATAAAACTGAGCCTTTATATACAACTATACCGTTAAGCTATATGGGCGGAAATATCAGTTGGTTTGATAACAGGATGGAATCAAGCTTAGCTCCTGATGTTAAGCTTCAAGCAATAAATTTAGACTGCAACCATATTCCAGATGCCGCGATGACTTTGGCAATACTGGCTTTATTTGCAGATGGCACAACTACTTTGCGCAATATCGCCAGTTGGCGCGTAAAAGAAACAGATCGTTTAACTGCAATGGCAACTGAATTACGTAAAGTTGGCGCGATTGTAGAAGAAGGTATAGATTACTTAACCATTACACCGCCCGAAAAACTAACGCCAAATGCTGTCATCGACACTTACGATGATCACCGTATGGCGATGTGTTTTTCTTTAGTCAGTTTAGGTGGCGTGCCGATTACCATTAATGACCCTAATTGCGTGGCGAAAACTTTCCCCAATTATTTTGAGGAATTTAAGAAACTAGTCAGTTAA
- a CDS encoding DUF2061 domain-containing protein has product MAKTISFAILHFAVAFTVGYLLTGSAMVGGLLAIIEPACNTVVFYFHEKAWKKFEQNNPEKYAKTVKLGWLHMH; this is encoded by the coding sequence ATGGCTAAAACAATTTCATTCGCAATTTTACACTTTGCCGTTGCATTTACGGTAGGTTATTTGTTAACTGGCAGCGCGATGGTTGGCGGTTTGTTGGCAATTATCGAACCCGCTTGCAATACGGTAGTTTTCTACTTTCACGAGAAAGCTTGGAAAAAATTCGAGCAAAATAATCCAGAAAAATATGCAAAAACCGTGAAATTGGGCTGGTTACATATGCATTAA
- the cmk gene encoding (d)CMP kinase, translating to MSNAPISVITIDGPSASGKGTVAERVAEKLGFHYLDSGALYRIVAFAANKNNIAWNQADALGELAKKLHIQFTKGDIYLNGERITEAVRSEEMSRGASEVAIHPPVRDALLNLQRSFRQVPGLVGDGRDMGSVIFTDAQLKIFLTADVEIRAERRYKQLINKGLTADYSQILADLQLRDSRDRQRSAAPLVQTADALLLDTTNRNIEQAVEFVLNAHQKTQ from the coding sequence ATGAGTAACGCGCCTATTTCTGTTATTACCATTGACGGCCCTTCTGCCAGTGGAAAAGGCACTGTTGCCGAGCGCGTAGCAGAAAAACTCGGATTTCATTACTTGGATTCTGGTGCTTTATATCGAATCGTCGCATTTGCTGCCAATAAAAATAATATTGCATGGAATCAAGCAGATGCACTGGGTGAGTTGGCAAAAAAACTTCATATACAATTTACCAAAGGTGACATTTATTTGAATGGTGAACGCATTACCGAAGCGGTTAGAAGCGAAGAAATGAGTCGCGGCGCATCAGAAGTTGCCATTCACCCGCCTGTGCGTGATGCGCTATTAAACTTGCAGCGTAGTTTTCGCCAAGTACCTGGCTTGGTTGGAGATGGTCGCGATATGGGTTCTGTGATTTTTACCGATGCGCAATTGAAGATCTTTTTAACTGCCGATGTAGAAATACGCGCAGAACGCCGTTACAAACAACTGATTAACAAGGGCTTAACGGCTGATTACAGTCAAATTTTAGCAGACTTACAATTGCGTGATAGCCGTGATCGTCAGCGCAGTGCTGCGCCGCTGGTTCAAACGGCAGATGCACTACTATTAGACACGACGAATCGCAACATAGAGCAAGCGGTAGAATTCGTTTTAAATGCGCACCAAAAAACTCAGTAA
- the rpsA gene encoding 30S ribosomal protein S1, producing MASTSTSPSSMESFAALFEESLARQEMRSGEVITAEVIFIDSDHVIVNAGLKSESVIDAAEFKNAQGELEVAVGDFVKVCIEKLEDGFGSTQLSREKAKKMEAWLDLEDAMNEGRVVKGFVSSRVKGGLRVSVNGIMAFLPGSLVDIRPVKDTTPFENKEWDFKVIKLDRKRNNIVVSRRAVMEVSMGADREALMGTLQEGAIIKGIVKNITDYGAFVDLGGIDGLLHITDLAWRRVKHPSEVLTVGEEVEAKILKFDQEKNRVSLGIKQLGDDPWVALTRRYPVSTRLFGKVSNITDYGAFVEVEPGIEGLVHVSEMDWTNKNIHPGKIAQLGDEVEVMILEIDEDRRRLSLGMKQCKANPWDDFSATHAKNDKVSGQIKSITDFGVFIGLAGGIDGLVHLSDLSWTQTGEEAIRNFKKGDELSAVILAIDVEKERISLGVKQLTEDPSGATPSSSNDDKAAKPKAKAKTKAEDSSTKAEDDAAAAGTTNLGALLKAKMDSKK from the coding sequence ATGGCTTCTACTTCTACTTCTCCATCATCGATGGAATCTTTCGCCGCGCTTTTTGAAGAAAGCTTGGCACGTCAGGAAATGCGTTCCGGTGAAGTGATCACCGCAGAAGTTATCTTTATTGATAGCGATCACGTAATTGTTAATGCTGGTTTAAAATCTGAAAGCGTCATTGATGCTGCAGAATTCAAAAATGCTCAAGGTGAGCTTGAAGTGGCCGTTGGCGACTTTGTAAAAGTATGTATCGAAAAATTAGAAGATGGCTTTGGTTCAACTCAGCTTTCTCGCGAAAAAGCGAAGAAAATGGAAGCTTGGCTTGATTTAGAAGACGCAATGAACGAAGGCCGCGTAGTTAAAGGTTTCGTATCTAGCCGTGTTAAAGGCGGCTTACGCGTTTCAGTTAATGGCATCATGGCTTTCTTGCCAGGTTCATTGGTTGATATTCGCCCAGTAAAAGACACTACTCCTTTCGAAAATAAAGAGTGGGACTTCAAAGTAATCAAGCTTGACCGCAAACGTAACAATATCGTGGTTTCTCGCCGTGCTGTGATGGAAGTTAGCATGGGTGCAGACCGCGAAGCATTGATGGGCACATTGCAAGAAGGCGCGATCATTAAAGGTATCGTTAAAAACATTACTGATTATGGCGCATTCGTTGACTTGGGCGGCATTGATGGCTTACTACACATTACTGATTTAGCATGGCGTCGCGTTAAGCACCCATCAGAAGTGCTAACAGTTGGTGAAGAAGTTGAAGCAAAAATCTTAAAATTCGATCAAGAGAAAAACCGCGTTTCATTAGGTATCAAACAATTAGGCGATGACCCATGGGTTGCATTGACTCGCCGTTATCCAGTGAGCACACGCTTATTCGGTAAAGTTTCAAACATTACTGACTATGGCGCATTCGTTGAAGTAGAACCAGGCATTGAAGGTTTGGTACACGTTTCTGAAATGGATTGGACTAACAAAAACATTCACCCCGGCAAAATCGCTCAATTAGGCGACGAAGTTGAAGTGATGATTCTTGAGATCGACGAAGATCGTCGTCGTTTATCATTAGGTATGAAACAGTGTAAAGCCAACCCTTGGGATGATTTCTCTGCGACTCACGCTAAAAATGACAAAGTTTCTGGTCAAATTAAATCAATCACTGACTTCGGCGTATTTATTGGCCTAGCTGGTGGCATTGATGGTTTAGTGCATTTGTCTGACTTATCTTGGACACAAACTGGCGAAGAAGCGATTCGTAACTTCAAAAAAGGTGACGAGTTAAGCGCAGTTATTTTAGCAATCGATGTTGAAAAAGAACGTATCTCTCTTGGTGTTAAACAACTGACAGAAGATCCATCAGGTGCTACACCTTCATCTAGCAACGATGATAAAGCAGCAAAACCAAAAGCCAAAGCAAAAACCAAAGCTGAAGATAGCAGTACTAAAGCTGAAGATGATGCAGCAGCAGCTGGTACGACTAACCTTGGCGCTTTATTAAAAGCAAAAATGGATAGCAAGAAATAA
- a CDS encoding integration host factor subunit beta translates to MTKSELINLLAERFPQLVVKDAELSVKAILDAMTDNLSTGERIEIRGFGSFSLNYRPPRLGRNPKTGSKVQVPAKHVPHFKAGKELRDRVDSAT, encoded by the coding sequence ATGACAAAATCAGAATTAATTAATTTATTAGCAGAGCGTTTTCCACAACTTGTTGTGAAAGACGCTGAGTTATCAGTTAAAGCAATTTTAGACGCAATGACTGATAACTTATCGACTGGTGAGCGTATCGAAATTAGAGGGTTTGGTAGTTTTAGTTTGAATTATCGCCCTCCTCGTTTAGGTCGCAATCCAAAAACTGGCAGTAAAGTACAGGTACCTGCAAAACATGTACCACACTTTAAAGCAGGTAAAGAGTTACGCGATCGCGTTGATTCTGCGACTTAA
- the lapB gene encoding lipopolysaccharide assembly protein LapB, producing MMIEFEYWWLLVLPLFFTLGWIAARVDIRQLLSESTTLPAAYFKGLNFLISDQHDKAVEAFSEAVIANSDSLELHFALGSLFRRTGETERAINLHINLLDKKELTDPQKNAVKAELAQDYLKAGLFDRAEELFKGLEDQRYRQPALRALLEIYVREREWAQAITTATELERLSGVPFRKEIAQYYCEIAMNHIITQNADAAHSQLALALDANKNCIRANVLLGDIAASANQHQVAISYWKRIEFQQPEYLGLVASKMLKSYRALDSENTENAGIGIHLKEGLAQLNTYIETYKLPSLMSVLYQATLAEEGADKAAKLARNELIRQPSLSTLDQLLQARAMADDVNNQDVQLMQQTVRNAIGNRAAYHCNQCGFRAKQYHWQCPACNAWESLPAEPSEMMQREMTVKKTNS from the coding sequence ATGATGATAGAATTTGAATATTGGTGGCTGTTAGTTTTACCGCTGTTTTTTACTTTAGGCTGGATTGCCGCGCGTGTCGATATTCGGCAATTACTTTCAGAATCCACAACTCTACCCGCCGCCTACTTTAAAGGCCTGAACTTTTTAATCAGCGATCAGCACGACAAGGCCGTTGAAGCTTTTTCTGAAGCCGTTATAGCCAATAGCGATTCACTAGAATTGCATTTCGCCTTAGGTAGTTTATTTAGACGTACTGGCGAAACAGAGCGCGCGATCAATCTCCATATCAATTTGCTTGATAAAAAAGAGTTAACTGACCCGCAAAAAAATGCAGTAAAAGCAGAGCTCGCACAAGATTACTTAAAAGCAGGTTTGTTTGACCGCGCCGAAGAGTTATTTAAAGGTTTAGAAGATCAGCGCTATCGTCAGCCTGCGCTGCGTGCATTGTTAGAGATTTACGTGCGTGAGCGCGAATGGGCGCAAGCGATTACAACGGCAACGGAACTAGAGCGTTTATCTGGCGTGCCATTCAGAAAAGAAATCGCGCAATATTACTGTGAAATCGCCATGAATCACATCATCACGCAAAACGCGGATGCGGCACATAGCCAGTTAGCATTAGCCTTAGATGCGAATAAAAACTGTATTCGCGCCAATGTACTGTTAGGCGATATTGCCGCCAGTGCGAATCAACATCAAGTCGCAATATCCTATTGGAAACGCATCGAATTTCAACAGCCAGAATATTTAGGGTTAGTAGCCAGCAAAATGCTAAAAAGTTATCGCGCTTTAGATAGTGAAAATACTGAGAATGCAGGCATTGGAATCCATCTAAAAGAAGGTTTGGCGCAATTAAATACCTATATTGAAACCTACAAACTCCCTTCGTTGATGTCTGTTTTATATCAAGCAACATTAGCCGAAGAAGGTGCAGACAAAGCAGCCAAACTTGCGCGTAACGAGTTAATCCGTCAGCCTAGCTTAAGCACTTTAGATCAATTGCTACAAGCGCGAGCAATGGCGGATGACGTGAATAACCAAGATGTGCAATTAATGCAACAAACGGTACGCAATGCAATTGGCAATCGCGCGGCTTATCATTGTAATCAATGCGGATTTCGTGCCAAACAATATCACTGGCAATGCCCTGCTTGTAACGCTTGGGAATCATTACCGGCAGAACCATCTGAGATGATGCAGCGTGAAATGACCGTAAAGAAAACTAATTCGTAA
- the pyrF gene encoding orotidine-5'-phosphate decarboxylase: MIDSKIIVALDYADAAGALNLVNQLDSSLCKLKVGKELFTAAGPQLVEKLIAKNFQVFLDLKFHDIPNTVAKACEAASNLGVWMLNVHASGGTAMMQAALEGVNKSKYSPYLIAVTVLTSMSQANLNEIGIENNIENQVLKLAKLSQLAGLHGVVCSALEAELLKHHLPQDFLLITPGIRPASANKDDQTRILTPTQALTAGASYLVIGRPITQAVNPIDALIAINQEIQAFA, encoded by the coding sequence ATGATCGATTCTAAAATCATTGTCGCGCTGGATTATGCCGATGCAGCAGGCGCACTTAATCTTGTTAATCAACTTGATTCCAGCTTATGTAAACTTAAAGTGGGCAAAGAACTGTTTACTGCCGCTGGCCCGCAATTGGTGGAAAAGTTAATCGCTAAAAACTTCCAAGTTTTTTTAGATTTAAAATTCCATGACATCCCCAATACAGTTGCAAAAGCCTGCGAAGCAGCAAGCAATTTGGGCGTATGGATGTTAAACGTTCATGCCAGCGGCGGAACTGCAATGATGCAAGCGGCGTTAGAAGGTGTTAATAAAAGCAAGTATTCGCCTTATTTAATCGCCGTGACGGTGCTGACGAGTATGAGCCAAGCCAATCTAAATGAAATTGGCATTGAAAATAATATTGAAAATCAAGTGCTTAAGCTAGCAAAGCTATCACAACTTGCTGGCCTACATGGAGTAGTTTGTTCAGCATTAGAAGCCGAACTATTGAAACATCATTTACCGCAAGACTTTCTGTTGATCACACCAGGCATTCGGCCTGCAAGCGCAAATAAAGATGATCAAACGCGCATATTAACGCCAACACAAGCGTTAACCGCTGGCGCCAGTTATTTGGTAATAGGTCGCCCAATTACGCAAGCAGTCAATCCTATTGATGCGTTAATTGCCATCAATCAAGAAATTCAGGCATTTGCATAG
- a CDS encoding ComEA family DNA-binding protein: MKKILIALLASLAFSFNALAAVNLNTATQQELESLNGIGPVKAQAIIDYRKKNGNFKSVDDLEKVDGVGAITLQNVRKDVAVSGKTTAVAPVAKDTSLVKAAESKTGDAKAKKTKADTKAKSDIAKDAKPAKDASLVKSAESKTGDVKTTKAKKEPKAKETKADAAKDTSLVKSAEAKTKEDKPAKAKKPAKAKKTDTEKKE; this comes from the coding sequence ATGAAAAAAATATTAATCGCCTTACTTGCTAGCCTTGCATTTAGTTTTAATGCACTTGCTGCTGTTAACTTAAATACCGCTACACAACAAGAATTAGAGTCTTTAAATGGAATCGGTCCAGTAAAAGCGCAAGCGATTATTGATTATCGTAAAAAGAATGGTAACTTTAAATCGGTAGATGATCTTGAAAAAGTGGATGGTGTTGGTGCAATTACATTGCAAAACGTACGTAAAGATGTGGCTGTTAGCGGCAAAACCACTGCTGTAGCGCCAGTTGCAAAAGATACTAGTTTAGTTAAAGCAGCAGAATCAAAAACCGGTGATGCAAAAGCTAAAAAAACTAAGGCTGATACAAAAGCGAAAAGTGATATAGCAAAAGATGCAAAACCAGCGAAAGATGCTAGCTTAGTAAAATCCGCTGAATCAAAAACGGGCGATGTAAAAACAACTAAAGCTAAAAAAGAACCAAAAGCTAAAGAAACTAAAGCTGATGCAGCAAAAGATACTAGTTTAGTAAAATCAGCAGAAGCGAAAACCAAAGAAGATAAACCAGCTAAAGCGAAAAAACCTGCAAAAGCGAAAAAAACAGATACTGAAAAGAAAGAATAA
- a CDS encoding glycine zipper domain-containing protein, protein MKGISIQFLFALLFSSQVMAADSNAKTAIGGGLGAAAGTAIGSVVGGSTGEVVGGAVGGGLGGAVTTKGEGQAGAVIGGAAGGAGGAYVGRKVSGSTTGAVVGSGLGGAGGAVVGKVIDEPSPKVSNNHNYKYKNKHKHGKGHNKHKHQGHDD, encoded by the coding sequence GTGAAAGGTATCTCTATTCAGTTTTTGTTTGCTTTGTTATTTTCAAGCCAAGTAATGGCGGCAGATAGCAACGCTAAAACAGCTATAGGCGGTGGTTTAGGTGCTGCTGCGGGTACTGCAATTGGTAGCGTTGTCGGTGGTAGTACTGGTGAAGTTGTCGGTGGTGCCGTAGGCGGCGGCTTGGGTGGCGCAGTAACTACCAAGGGTGAAGGCCAAGCTGGAGCAGTAATTGGAGGTGCAGCTGGCGGTGCAGGCGGTGCTTACGTAGGTCGTAAAGTAAGTGGTAGCACAACAGGTGCGGTAGTGGGTTCGGGCTTAGGTGGCGCAGGTGGCGCAGTGGTTGGTAAAGTTATTGATGAACCTAGCCCTAAAGTAAGTAACAATCATAACTACAAATATAAAAACAAACATAAACACGGTAAAGGTCACAATAAACATAAGCATCAGGGCCATGATGATTAA